The DNA window ATAATCGATATACAAATTATATGAACCGAGGAtatcaatataaatatttttaatataataattttcgaTATGATATACAGAAACTGGACGCACATCGATAGGAGATACACAtgtaaaatcttttaaaaaaagttaCCTATAAAATTCCTTAAAGATGGATGACACTGTAAAATGTGCATGCTACGCATGCATGCAATAGGCACGTGGGGCCTCAAACGATCGCCTTCAATCGACTCTGATATATCTCAGTCTTCTCCTAGCTATTTATATCTCCTAACAAGATCAACGAGTCAATACTTTTAAGTATCAATCACTATTTTCACGCAAATCACATAAAATTAAACTAGCTACCACCATCATGCCTAAAATTTCATCCACTCGATGGTGTCCAACCCCAGAACAGCGCATGATACTGAAGGAACTGTACAGCAGAGGAATAACGAATCCGAATTCTTCTCAGATACAAAAAATCACCGCCCACCTCTCCTTCTATGGCAAGATTCATGGCAAAAACGTGTTTTACTGGTTTCAGAACCATAAAGCCCGTGACCGCCAGAACCTCAAGAAGAAGCTTGCCATCGCCAAGCAACTGCACCAACAGCAACGCCCGTACCATCCTTGTTACAGCTTTGCGGAAAATATTCGTTTCGAAACTAATAATGGGGTGGTATTGGATGAAATGATGAAGCATGCATGGTCGACGGCTGAAGATCTCCCGAGAGATTGCAATGATTTGATGATGATTCGCACCTTCCCTTGCTGTGGGAATAGGCCCCAGCTGGAAACCCTGCAACTCTTCCCCCTCACGTCTCCAGGCCAAATGGATTATCAACATGAAATTACTGCTTCCAATCTTTGAAGGAATCTCCTGGTCAATCGAGTCCAAGTTAACCGCGGCGTAAAATTCGAGAAGCTACCCCAGATCAACTAGCTAGTAATTGTGTTTTACAGAAGATAAATTTACGTactgtatttttaaatttaaacagCGTAAGTCTAATATAATTTAACCTTTTTCAATATAAATTTGTAGCAGCATTGTGTCCCAGCTAATGAATAGGGTGTATTTGTTGTTTGCCAACACACAGACACACACagacacacatatatatatgtgtgtgtttatatatatatatatatatatatatatatatatatatatatatatatatatatatatatatatatatcttgcacaGGGGTTCATGGCGTCAGCTGTGCTGGCCGTCCAGttggattaattttttttaaatttaaaaattttaaagataaACAAACGCTTGTTCTTCTCTCATTGTCCATGTTCTTACCCCACACTGTACGATCTCAAATTAGAAACTAGAAGTGGAAGAGGCGAGGAATGGGTGGTCCGAGAAGCGCACGGGGGGGAGAATGGGTCGTCTCGTTTTCTGCCGCCCGGGAAACGCACAAGCCATTTTCTCCTCCAGATCGGAAATGACAAATAAAAGTTGTTGAGTAAGGTCCAAAATTCCGAGCTGAAAATCTCACTTATTTTTCACGTATTGTGAAATATCATCGAAGAAATTTTTCCCAAGCTAAAATCATGACATATGTTTCTCGTCCAGATTCTATATTCTCagtgatttttaaaatttaaatccaGCTAGCATCCATTTTTTtgccacatatatatatatatatatatatatatatatatatatgacaaacttgtgtgagacgtgagtcgtattttgtgagacggatctcttatttgggtcatccatgaaatttttttactttttatgctaagagtattactttttattgtgaatatcggtagtgttgacccgtctcacagataaagattcgtgatctatgagaccgtctcacaaaaaacctactcatatttatatatatatatatatatatataatagaaaTGGGTTTGGGTCTCGAACACGAAACATTATGTGTCACCAACAAAATTGAGCAACATAATCTTACTTGAGACGAAAATCAGGAAAGAATAACAGTAAAAAAACAATAAGTTCTAGATTAAAATCGACTAAATTGTTAACTAATATTTCGATATATTGAAATAATCCATTTAAATAGTAATTAAAATAGCTTATATGTAGTTTGAAAATCAAAATAAGCGTTTTTTGAAAAGGAGAAAAACAAACGAATTTTTAAATTTGGTTTGTAGGTCTATGCAGAAGACCGTTATTCAatctgttaatttttttttacactaAACAAAAGTAATTGAATTAACTAATACAATAGGATTTATTTCGAAATTAATAACCAACATATATTGATTGAATcgaattatttaatcaaattagtctttaattatttaaatctatTTATTTTCCATTTTATAATTTTGAGTTGGAGAATATTGTTACAATTGAGTCCTAAACACCAAATTTCGTCTAAACTTGGATCTTCGTGTCAGATGGACTACAAACCATCGGTTCATCACCTTCTTTTTATgtcatcattaaaaaaaatataaaatttcattttattaTATGTAAATAAAATCATACTATTTGGAGGTGAATTTTGACTTCGATTCGTGatagttttatttttatacattttaatttaaatttttgatttGATTACAAtcgaattaatttttatgtaatatatatgtttaaaaaataaagaataatgAGAAAGAAGCTTCCGGTTTACGTTTAAGATTCGAACGGACCGAATGGTGTTTTTCTTCCTCGACCTGGGGCCTATTTTGGTAATATCACGTGTCTCTGAATCACTCGGCTCCTCGCTCACATTAGCATACAGCGGTCACGTCCTCTTTAACTTTCTTCCCTCTTTCCATATCGATTGCTAGGGTTATCACGCTACGATATATCATCTCAATTGCTCCACTCGGATTTTTCTGCGTCTTCGTTAATTCCAGGGTATTCTTTGACAATCTCACCTCCAGGCTCCAAGTATTTTTAGAGCATGATTGATGGGTATTTGCTTTCGTTCGTGCTTTCGACTTCGCTTTGTAATCTGGGTGTTTTTCTGTAGTTAAGTATTTGAATTGGATTGGGTAATTGTTTGAATTGAGAATTGGATTCTATTCCTTCTACTCTCTGTGTTTTTGTTCTCAGAGTTACTCGGCTATatgttctttatttttttattggatGGATAAGTCAggctttttttttatattattatttgactTGAATTTGTTTGTGTTCTTATAGGATTTGAATTGAGCTCGACAAGTTTCTGGAGTGTGGTGTTCTGAAATTCTGATAAGACATGATTCCTGTTATTTGTTTTTTGCGGTTATGCTACTGTTGAATGGCTATTGAAAAGTGTAGGTTTAAGGTGTCTCGTTGCAGTCCAGAGTATCAGTTGCCCCAAATGAGGGACACGGTTGTGTGTGGTGATGATGAAAATTTGCAGCGTGGAAACTCTATTTCAGCTGTTGAATCAGATGGTGATGAGGATGATCAATTTGATGAATGTGATTCAGGAGCGGGATCAGATGACTTTGATTTACTTGAATTAGGCCAAACTGGAGAGGAATTTTGCCAGATCGGAGATCAAACTTGCAGCATTCCCTATGAACTCTATGATCTTCCTGGGTTTAAAGATGTTATATCTATGGAAGTATGGAATGAGGTTTTAACCGAAGAGGAAAGATTTAGTCTTGCCAAGTATTTACCTGATATGGACCAAGAGAATTTTGTTCTTACACTGAAAGAGCTTTTTTCTTATGATAACTTACATTTTGGGAGTCCTGTTGATACATTATTTGAGATGCTGAAGGAAGGATCATGTGAGCCAAGGGTAGCACATTACAGGCAGGGTTTGAATTTCCTCCAGAGAAGACAACATTATCATTGCATTCGAAAGCATCAAAATGCGATGGTTAACAATCTCTGTCAAATGAGAGATGCATGGATGAACTGCAAAGGGTATAGTATCGAGGAGAAGCTTCGTGTGTTGAATATTAAAAAGTGTCAGAAGAGTTTGATGAATGAAAGTATGGAAAACTTTGGTACCGACTCATCCGACAAAGATGATTCAGGCAATGATTTATGGAGCGAAAAAGCTAAGGATGGGAAATTAGTTCCAAAGACAGGTCGGTTTTCTGGATATAACCGGTCTTTGGAATTGGATATTTGTGCTCCTGGCCTAAAAATTGTTACGGAATCAAACAAGCAAGCAAAGAAGAACCCTAAAGGTACTTTGAAGTTGGCTGGATCCAAAACCACCTCAGCAAAAGAGTTTGCAGACCATTCGCTGTCAATTCATCGTGAAATTGAAATGCAGTCAAGACATCATGGTTTGGCTTTGCCTGTTTATCGGAATAAACCAGCGGTAGCTGCTTATAATACTTCTGCGTCAGTCAGGATGAACAAGAGGCTGATACAGGACAATGATGAGGAAGACACAACATTTGCAGTAGCTTTGCACAGAGAGCGAAATCTACCACGAGGTGGAGTAAATGCGAAGTCTAAAAGTTTGAAATTTGGAAAGAAACAAAAAGGCTCAGCGGGTGGGAGTGAAGTGGATAGTTCCTTGGGTCTCCTTGAGACATCAAAGAGTGATATAAGTACTCGTGGAAGGAACAGTGCTGTTAATCAGTTTTCCGATATTAGGGTTACAAAGCCATCTAATAGAAGAGATGTGTACGATGGAGGGGCAAAAATGAACTTCCCCAAGAATTTTCAGCAATTGTCTTCAGAGAATGAGATGGAGATTGgtaacaaactgaagttgaattCGTCCTTGAAAGCAAGTCAACTTGAGCTTTTGGGTGGAAGTGAGTCATCATGGCTTGGTAAACCACTTGGGGGTCCTTTTCCTGATGATCCACCATATAATCGCACTGCACATTTGGATGCCAAAACTAAGAAGTGGGCTATGGGAAGGAAAGCCATTGATCTCAATGCAAATGATAAGTTAATACAATCTATGAGCAGAGCTAAAAGTTTACAAGAAAATTTTCGAATAAGTTTAAAACCAAATGGACAAAGAGATAGGGCAGAAAATGTAGGTGTTGTAGCCTTTGacagaggtgaagaaacagAGTCTGATTCATCGGATCAAATGATGGATGATAATGATGAGAATCCTTTGATGAGGAGCAAGTGGGCTTACCCTGGTGGTGTGCCAGATTCGAAATATAGCCCAGAAACAAAAAAGGTCAAACTTTCTAGGAAAGATGCAAAAGGTAGTTGCCTTAGACTTGATGGATTCGTTAAAATCTACTAACCAGATGGACGATTATGGTGAAGATCTAGATATTATTAAATCAGTACACAAGGGTAAGATGCATGATGCTTGCTACTTGAATGTGTTGCCCACTGATGATTCACAGAGAGATTATTTTATTGGATCAGGCAATGTAATTGGAGGTGATGATCAACAACTGTTCTATCCATTGGGAAGAAATGGTCGTGTAGAAGGAAGCCATGGCAACATTTTCAAGTCGTCTTCTCTGAAATCCTCTTTTGTTCTTGGGAGAAAACCAATTAGTGAGGCTCAATGTAATACTGATCATCCTCCATCGGATTACATGAATGATTACAGTCTTGAGGATGACTTGCTCTGGGCGCAACCAAATGCAGCAGATAATGGAGTTTCTTTCAAGTTGGGAAAGAAAGGTCAGATGGTTGAGTCATCCACAGGCCACCATGCCGAAATATCTGGTGCGCATTTGGTGGGGTGCAATACTATCTCAAAGAAACGAAGACTGAAGGAAGGGTCAACCAACATGGACCGCAAAGATAATAATGATTGTCTACATGATACTCAGCTGCTACTTGGCGGTATCAATTCTTTGAGGAAACATGGTAAAAAGAACACGTTGGGGGAGGACTTTGATGTTTTAGAGGATGAAATTTCTGAGCCACCGTCTGTAGATGTGGAAATGGAAGTTGTTGAGACGCAAACCAAACCGAAGAACAAGGCATTTCCTTTAATCATACCTACAGTACTTACTGGGTTTTCCTTCTCCATTATCCATCTTCTTTCAGCGGTTCGCAGGGCTATGATCACTATGCTTCCGGAGGATTTCTCAGAGGATAGAAAACATGATGATAAAGTTGATGCTGGAGAAGGGGTCAAGGAGGAACCAGAAAGAAAGCCGGAAGATACCAGTGCAGTTAATTCAACTTCTGGTGCATCTATTGAAGCTTTACCAAATTCTACAGAACAAGGCATCATCTCTCGAACTGTTCAGGGAATTGTTAGCCTTGTTAGATCAAATCCTGGAGATCCTTGTATCCTTGAAACTCAGGAACCGCTTCAGGATTTGGTCAGGGGCGttctaaaaatattttcgtCTAGAACTGCACCTCTAGGAGCGAAAGGGTGGAAACCTCTTGTTGTATATGAAAAATCCACCAAGAGTTGGTCATGGATTGGTCCTGTAGTTGGCAATTTTTCTGACTCCATGGTGATTGAAGAGGAGACATCTCCAGATGGGTGGGCGCTTCCATATAAAACGCTTGTCAAATTGGTTGACTCATTCGCTAATTGGCTGAAAAACAGTCAGGATGCCCTTCAGAAAATAGGAAGCCTTCCTGCTCCTCCTTTGACACTGATGCAAAACATTTTGGAGGAGAAAGAGAGGTTCAAGGACCTGAGAGCTCAGAAAAGTCTCAGTACCATCAGTCCCAACCCTGAAGAAGTAAGAGCCTACTTCCGGAAGGAAGAAGTCCTTAGGTATCTAATACCAGACAGAGCTTTCAACTATACTGCCGTTGATGGTAAAAAATCCATTGTTGCTCCTTTGAGAAGGTGCGGTGGCAAGCCAACATCAAAGGCCCGGGACCACTTTATGTTGAAACGAGATCGACCACCGCATGTCACAATTCTTTGTCTTGTCAGAGATGCTGCTGCTAGATTGCCTGGAAGCATTGGAACCCGAGCGGATGTCTGCACCTTGATTAGAGATTCACAGTACATTGTGGAAGACGTTTCTGATGCACAGGTCAATCAAGTTGTTAGCGGTGCACTGGATCGTTTGCATTATGAACGCGATCCGTGTGTGCAATTTGATGGGGAGAGAAAGCTGTGGGTTTATTTACACAGAGAAAGAGATGAAGAAGATTTTGAGGATGATGGAACTTCATCCAcgaagaaatggagaaaacaaaagaaagaaCCTTCTGAACCATCTGATCAGGGTGGTGTTACAGTTGCCTTTTCTGGACCTGTCGAGCAGTCAGGGTTTGATTTTGTTTCAGATCTAAATGTTGATGCATCATTTGCAGAAGACAGTAAGACATTAGGCGTGGAAGGCCACAGTGGTAATGATCAGGGAAAGAACAATCATGATCCTTCACCGATGACTTGGAGTGGCCTTGGATTGAATTCTATGGGCGAAAATGAATTGATTTGCCAAGAAAATTCTGCCAATGGAGATTTTGAGGACACATTTGGTGAATAACCTCCAGTGTGGTTGTATTCTAAAACTATCTGCCATTATCTTTAAGGTATCCAGTATAATATTTTAGCCTGCTTATTATGTTGCCTTCATTCTAGCAACACAGCTTTAAACTGAAGCAAAACAAATATTAGATTTACATAAACCAATGAGATAGCTGATCAAATCCTGAAGTAGATGTCCTTCAAAAATTTCTAAAGTCGATGTTAAATCTCAAGTTCCAATTATGTACGTCTATACGAGTCTACGTAAAAAATAAGGAAAACATCCACTTTTATGCTAATTTTCTATAAAATGGTATCTTGTGCTCATGTCcccaagttaaaaaaaaaacatatcctATCAAACTTCTTCGACTCCATAGATCTACTATTTATCTAATAATGTTAGATATAATTTGACGTATTCAATGAGATTTGTCTATTCTCTTCTGTTGGATCAAGATTAAGTTTGCTAATTATTTGATCATGTTTGGTACGTATTCAACAAGATTTGCCTATTCTCATCTATTGGATCGAGATTGAGTTTGACATGGCAATAGTAGCATTTTAATTACACAAACTAGGAACAAACATTCGAGGAAACAAGCCAATAAcccctaaaatttaaaatgatcaGAACAATTTCAGTTTGCCAGCTTAGTTTCGAAACAAT is part of the Primulina eburnea isolate SZY01 chromosome 1, ASM2296580v1, whole genome shotgun sequence genome and encodes:
- the LOC140835248 gene encoding LOW QUALITY PROTEIN: uncharacterized protein (The sequence of the model RefSeq protein was modified relative to this genomic sequence to represent the inferred CDS: deleted 1 base in 1 codon); translated protein: MAIEKCRFKVSRCSPEYQLPQMRDTVVCGDDENLQRGNSISAVESDGDEDDQFDECDSGAGSDDFDLLELGQTGEEFCQIGDQTCSIPYELYDLPGFKDVISMEVWNEVLTEEERFSLAKYLPDMDQENFVLTLKELFSYDNLHFGSPVDTLFEMLKEGSCEPRVAHYRQGLNFLQRRQHYHCIRKHQNAMVNNLCQMRDAWMNCKGYSIEEKLRVLNIKKCQKSLMNESMENFGTDSSDKDDSGNDLWSEKAKDGKLVPKTGRFSGYNRSLELDICAPGLKIVTESNKQAKKNPKGTLKLAGSKTTSAKEFADHSLSIHREIEMQSRHHGLALPVYRNKPAVAAYNTSASVRMNKRLIQDNDEEDTTFAVALHRERNLPRGGVNAKSKSLKFGKKQKGSAGGSEVDSSLGLLETSKSDISTRGRNSAVNQFSDIRVTKPSNRRDVYDGGAKMNFPKNFQQLSSENEMEIGNKLKLNSSLKASQLELLGGSESSWLGKPLGGPFPDDPPYNRTAHLDAKTKKWAMGRKAIDLNANDKLIQSMSRAKSLQENFRISLKPNGQRDRAENVGVVAFDRGEETESDSSDQMMDDNDENPLMRSKWAYPGGVPDSKYSPETKKVKLSRKDAKGSCLRLDGFVKIYYQMDDYGEDLDIIKSVHKGKMHDACYLNVLPTDDSQRDYFIGSGNVIGGDDQQLFYPLGRNGRVEGSHGNIFKSSSLKSSFVLGRKPISEAQCNTDHPPSDYMNDYSLEDDLLWAQPNAADNGVSFKLGKKGQMVESSTGHHAEISGAHLVGCNTISKKRRLKEGSTNMDRKDNNDCLHDTQLLLGGINSLRKHGKKNTLGEDFDVLEDEISEPPSVDVEMEVVETQTKPKNKAFPLIIPTVLTGFSFSIIHLLSAVRRAMITMLPEDFSEDRKHDDKVDAGEGVKEEPERKPEDTSAVNSTSGASIEALPNSTEQGIISRTVQGIVSLVRSNPGDPCILETQEPLQDLVRGVLKIFSSRTAPLGAKGWKPLVVYEKSTKSWSWIGPVVGNFSDSMVIEEETSPDGWALPYKTLVKLVDSFANWLKNSQDALQKIGSLPAPPLTLMQNILEEKERFKDLRAQKSLSTISPNPEEVRAYFRKEEVLRYLIPDRAFNYTAVDGKKSIVAPLRRCGGKPTSKARDHFMLKRDRPPHVTILCLVRDAAARLPGSIGTRADVCTLIRDSQYIVEDVSDAQVNQVVSGALDRLHYERDPCVQFDGERKLWVYLHRERDEEDFEDDGTSSTKKWRKQKKEPSEPSDQGGVTVAFSGPVEQSGFDFVSDLNVDASFAEDSKTLGVEGHSGNDQGKNNHDPSPMTWSGLGLNSMGENELICQENSANGDFEDTFGE
- the LOC140809028 gene encoding protein WUSCHEL-like, which gives rise to MILKELYSRGITNPNSSQIQKITAHLSFYGKIHGKNVFYWFQNHKARDRQNLKKKLAIAKQLHQQQRPYHPCYSFAENIRFETNNGVVLDEMMKHAWSTAEDLPRDCNDLMMIRTFPCCGNRPQLETLQLFPLTSPGQMDYQHEITASNL